Proteins from one Bos taurus isolate L1 Dominette 01449 registration number 42190680 breed Hereford chromosome 7, ARS-UCD2.0, whole genome shotgun sequence genomic window:
- the LRRC8E gene encoding volume-regulated anion channel subunit LRRC8E isoform X1, with the protein MIPVAEFKQFTEQQPAFKVLKPWWDVLAEYLTVAMLMIGVFGCTLQVTQDKIICLPSHEPRENLSEAPCQQLLPRGISEPMGDLRELSGLKNNLDLQQYSFINQLCYETALHWYAKYFPYLVVIHTLIFMVCTSFWFKFPGTSSKIEHFISILGKCFDSPWTTRALSEVSGENHKGPAATTAGRATVTVTTTAGPGKAGEGEKEKVLPEPEKVVTEPPAVTLLDKKEGEQAKALFEKVKKFRVHVEEGDILYTMYIRQTVLKVCKFLAILVYNLVYVGKISFLVACRVETSEVTGYASFCCNHTKAHLFSKLAFCYISFVCVYGITCLYTLYWLFHRPLKEYSFRSVREETGMGDIPDVKNDFAFMLHLIDQYDSLYSKRFAVFLSEVSESRLKQLNLNHEWTAEKLRQKLQRNARGRLELALCMLPGLPDTVFELSEVEALRLEAIGDITFPPGLSQLVHLQELSLLHSPARLPFSSQIFLRDRLKVIRIKCEELREVPLWVFGLRGLEELHLEGLFPPELARAATLESLRELKQLKVLSLRSNAGKVPASVTDVAGHLQRLSLHNDGARLLALNSLKKLAALRELELVACGLERIPHAVFSLGALQELDLRDNHLRSIEEILSFQHCRKLLTLRLWHNQIAYVPEHVRKLRGLEQLYLSHNKLETLPTQLGMCSSLRLLDVSHNGLHSLPAELGLLQNLQHLALSYNALEFLPDELFFCRKLRTLLLGYNHLSQLAPQVGALRALSRLELKGNRLEALPEELGNCGGLKKSGLLVEDTLYDGLPAEVRDRMEAE; encoded by the exons ATGATTCCGGTGGCGGAGTTCAAGCAGTTCACGGAGCAGCAACCCGCCTTCAAGGTGCTCAAACCTTGGTGGGACGTGCTGGCCGAGTACCTCACCGTGGCCATGCTCATGATCGGGGTCTTCGGCTGCACCCTCCAG gtgACGCAGGACAAGATCATCTGTCTGCCCAGTCATGAACCCCGGGAGAATTTATCTGAAGCCCCATGCCAACAGCTGCTGCCGCGGGGGATCTCAGAGCCCATGGGGGACCTTCGGGAGTTGAGCGGCCTCAAGAACAACCTGGACCTACAGCAGTACAGCTTCATCAACCAGCTCTGCTACGAGACGGCCCTCCACTGGTATGCCAAGTACTTTCCCTACTTGGTTGTCATCCACACGCTCATCTTCATGGTCTGCACCAGCTTCTGGTTCAAGTTCCCCGGCACCAGCTCCAAGATCGAGCACTTCATCTCCATTCTGGGCAAGTGTTTTGACTCGCCATGGACTACTCGGGCGCTGTCCGAGGTCTCCGGGGAGAACCACAAGGGCCCTGCTGCCACCACAGCTGGGCGGGCGACAGTGACCGTGACCACAACTGCAGGGCCGGGGAAGGCAGGGGAGGGTGAGAAGGAGAAGGTATTGCCAGAGCccgagaaggtggtgacagagccCCCTGCTGTCACCCTGCTGGACAAGAAGGAGGGAGAGCAGGCCAAAGCCCTGTTTGAAAAGGTCAAGAAATTCCGCGTGCACGTGGAGGAGGGCGACATCCTGTACACCATGTACATCCGGCAGACGGTGCTCAAGGTCTGCAAATTCTTGGCCATCCTGGTCTACAACCTGGTCTACGTGGGAAAGATCAGCTTCCTGGTGGCCTGCAGGGTGGAGACCTCGGAGGTGACGGGCTACGCCAGCTTCTGCTGCAACCACACCAAGGCCCACCTCTTCTCCAAGCTGGCTTTCTGCTACATCTCCTTCGTGTGCGTCTACGGGATCACCTGTCTCTATACCCTCTACTGGCTCTTCCACCGGCCCCTCAAGGAGTACTCCTTCCGGTCAGTGCGGGAGGAAACTGGCATGGGCGACATCCCCGATGTCAAGAACGACTTCGCCTTTATGCTGCACCTCATCGACCAGTACGACTCGCTCTACTCCAAGCGCTTTGCTGTCTTCCTCTCTGAGGTCAGCGAGAGCCGCCTGAAGCAGCTCAACCTCAACCACGAGTGGACTGCCGAGAAGCTGCGACAGAAGCTGCAGCGCAACGCCCGGGGCCGGCTGGAACTGGCCCTCTGCATGCTCCCGGGGCTGCCGGACACGGTCTTCGAGCTCAGCGAGGTGGAGGCGCTGCGGCTGGAGGCCATTGGCGACATCACCTTCCCCCCGGGCCTCTCGCAGCTGGTGCACTTGCAGGAGCTGAGCCTGCTCCACTCGCCCGCCAGGCTTCCGTTCTCCTCGCAGATCTTCCTGCGGGACCGCCTGAAGGTCATCCGAATCAAGTGCGAGGAGCTGCGGGAGGTGCCCCTCTGGGTGTTTGGGTTGCGTGGTCTGGAGGAGCTGCATCTAGAGGGGCTCTTTCCCCCAGAGCTGGCCCGGGCGGCCACCCTCGAGAGCCTCCGGGAGCTGAAGCAGCTGAAGGTGCTGTCTCTGCGGAGCAACGCTGGCAAGGTTCCCGCCAGTGTGACTGATGTGGCCGGCCACCTGCAGCGGCTCAGCCTGCACAACGACGGGGCACGTCTGTTGGCACTGAACAGCCTCAAGAAGCTGGCAGCGCTGCGGGAGCTGGAGCTGGTGGCCTGCGGACTGGAGCGCATCCCCCACGCTGTCTTCAGCCTAGGTGCGCTGCAGGAGCTTGACCTCCGGGACAACCACCTGCGTTCCATCGAGGAGATCCTCAGCTTCCAGCACTGCCGCAAGCTGCTCACACTCCGACTGTGGCACAACCAGATTGCCTATGTCCCCGAGCATGTGCGGAAGCTCCGGGGCCTCGAGCAGCTCTATCTGAGCCACAACAAGCTGGAGACGCTGCCCACCCAGCTCGGCATGTGCTCCAGCCTCCGCCTGCTGGACGTCTCGCACAATGGGCTGCATTCCCTGCCAGCcgagctgggtctcctgcagaaTCTTCAGCACTTGGCTCTCTCCTACAATGCCCTGGAGTTTCTACCCGATGAGCTCTTCTTCTGCCGCAAGCTGCGGACGCTGCTCCTAGGTTACAACCACCTGAGCCAGCTTGCGCCCCAGGTGGGGGCCCTCAGGGCCCTCAGCCGCCTGGAGCTCAAGGGCAACCGGCTGGAAGCACTGCCGGAAGAGCTCGGCAACTGTGGGGGGCTCAAGAAGTCGGGGCTCCTGGTGGAGGACACCCTTTATGATGGGCTTCCGGCCGAGGTACGGGACCGGATGGAGGCAGAGTGA
- the MAP2K7 gene encoding dual specificity mitogen-activated protein kinase kinase 7 isoform X2 yields MAASSLEQKLSRLEAKLKQENREARRRIDLNLDISPQRPRPTLQLPLANDGGSRSPSSESSPQHPTPPARPRHMLGLPSTLFTPRSMESIEIDQKLQEIMKQTGYLTIGGQRYQAEINDLENLGEMGSGTCGQVWKMRFRKTGHVIAVKQMRRSGNKEENKRILMDLDVVLKSHDCPYIVQCFGTFITNTDVFIAMELMGTCAEKLKKRMQGPIPERILGKMTVAIVKALYYLKEKHGVIHRDVKPSNILLDERGQIKLCDFGISGRLVDSKAKTRSAGCAAYMAPERIDPPDPTKPDYDIRADVWSLGISLVELATGQFPYKNCKTDFEVLTKVLQEEPPLLPGHMGFSGDFQSFVKDCLTKDHRKRPKYNKLLEHSFIKRYETLEVDVASWFKDVMAKTESPRTSGVLSQHHLPFFR; encoded by the exons ATGGCGGCGTcctccctggagcagaagctGTCCCGCCTGGAAGCAAAGCTAAAGCAGGAGAACCGCGAGGCCCGGCGGAGGATCGACCTCAACCTGGATATCAGCCCCCAGCGGCCCAGGCCCA ccctgcagctccCACTGGCCAACGATGGGGGCAGCCGCTCACCGTCCTCCGAGAGCTCCCCACAGCACCCCACGccccccgcccggccccgccACATGCTGGGGCTGCCTTCAACCTTGTTCACACCCCGCAGCATGGAGAG CATCGAGATTGACCAGAAGCTGCAGGAGATCATGAAACAGACGGGCTACCTGACCATCGGGGGCCAG CGCTACCAGGCGGAGATCAATGACCTGGAGAACCTGGGGGAGATGGGCAGCGGCACTTGCGGCCAGGTGTGGAAGATGCGCTTCCGGAAGACGGGGCACGTCATCGCTGTCAAG CAAATGCGGCGCTCGGGGAATAAGGAGGAGAACAAGAGGATCCTCATGGATTTGGATGTGGTGCTCAAGAGCCACGACTGCCCCTACATTGTGCAGTGCTTCGGGACTTTCATCACCAAT ACGGACGTCTTCATCGCCATGGAGCTCATGGGCACGTGCGCGGAGAAGCTCAAGAAGCGGATGCAGGGCCCCATCCCCGAGCGGATCCTGGGCAAGATGACGGTGGCA ATTGTGAAGGCGCTCTACTACCTGAAGGAGAAGCATGGCGTGATCCACCGTGACGTCAAGCCCTCCAACATCCTGCTGGACGAGCGGGGCCAGATCAAGCTCTGTGACTTCGGCATCAGCGGCCGCCTGGTCGACTCCAAAGCCAAAACGCGGAGTGCGGGCTGTGCCGCCTACATGGCA CCTGAGCGCATCGACCCCCCGGATCCCACCAAGCCCGACTACGACATCCGGGCCGATGTGTGGAGCCTGGGCATCTCCTTG GTGGAGCTGGCGACAGGACAGTTCCCCTACAAGAACTGCAAGACAGACTTTGAGGTCCTCACCAAAGTCCTCCAAGAGGAGCCCCCGCTCCTGCCCGGACACATGGGCTTCTCGGGGGACTTCCAGTCCTTCGTCAAAGACTG cctTACTAAAGATCACAGGAAGAGACCAAAGTATAATAAGCTACTT GAACACAGCTTCATCAAGCGCTACGAGACGCTGGAGGTGGATGTGGCGTCCTGGTTCAAGGATGTCATGGCGAAGACCGAGTCACCGAGGACAAGCGGGGTCCTGAGCCAGCACCACCTGCCCTTCTTCAGGTAG
- the MAP2K7 gene encoding dual specificity mitogen-activated protein kinase kinase 7 isoform X1 gives MAASSLEQKLSRLEAKLKQENREARRRIDLNLDISPQRPRPIIVITLSPAPAPSQRAALQLPLANDGGSRSPSSESSPQHPTPPARPRHMLGLPSTLFTPRSMESIEIDQKLQEIMKQTGYLTIGGQRYQAEINDLENLGEMGSGTCGQVWKMRFRKTGHVIAVKQMRRSGNKEENKRILMDLDVVLKSHDCPYIVQCFGTFITNTDVFIAMELMGTCAEKLKKRMQGPIPERILGKMTVAIVKALYYLKEKHGVIHRDVKPSNILLDERGQIKLCDFGISGRLVDSKAKTRSAGCAAYMAPERIDPPDPTKPDYDIRADVWSLGISLVELATGQFPYKNCKTDFEVLTKVLQEEPPLLPGHMGFSGDFQSFVKDCLTKDHRKRPKYNKLLEHSFIKRYETLEVDVASWFKDVMAKTESPRTSGVLSQHHLPFFR, from the exons ATGGCGGCGTcctccctggagcagaagctGTCCCGCCTGGAAGCAAAGCTAAAGCAGGAGAACCGCGAGGCCCGGCGGAGGATCGACCTCAACCTGGATATCAGCCCCCAGCGGCCCAGGCCCA TTATTGTGATCACTCTAAGCCCTGCTCCTGCCCCGTCCCAACGAGCAG ccctgcagctccCACTGGCCAACGATGGGGGCAGCCGCTCACCGTCCTCCGAGAGCTCCCCACAGCACCCCACGccccccgcccggccccgccACATGCTGGGGCTGCCTTCAACCTTGTTCACACCCCGCAGCATGGAGAG CATCGAGATTGACCAGAAGCTGCAGGAGATCATGAAACAGACGGGCTACCTGACCATCGGGGGCCAG CGCTACCAGGCGGAGATCAATGACCTGGAGAACCTGGGGGAGATGGGCAGCGGCACTTGCGGCCAGGTGTGGAAGATGCGCTTCCGGAAGACGGGGCACGTCATCGCTGTCAAG CAAATGCGGCGCTCGGGGAATAAGGAGGAGAACAAGAGGATCCTCATGGATTTGGATGTGGTGCTCAAGAGCCACGACTGCCCCTACATTGTGCAGTGCTTCGGGACTTTCATCACCAAT ACGGACGTCTTCATCGCCATGGAGCTCATGGGCACGTGCGCGGAGAAGCTCAAGAAGCGGATGCAGGGCCCCATCCCCGAGCGGATCCTGGGCAAGATGACGGTGGCA ATTGTGAAGGCGCTCTACTACCTGAAGGAGAAGCATGGCGTGATCCACCGTGACGTCAAGCCCTCCAACATCCTGCTGGACGAGCGGGGCCAGATCAAGCTCTGTGACTTCGGCATCAGCGGCCGCCTGGTCGACTCCAAAGCCAAAACGCGGAGTGCGGGCTGTGCCGCCTACATGGCA CCTGAGCGCATCGACCCCCCGGATCCCACCAAGCCCGACTACGACATCCGGGCCGATGTGTGGAGCCTGGGCATCTCCTTG GTGGAGCTGGCGACAGGACAGTTCCCCTACAAGAACTGCAAGACAGACTTTGAGGTCCTCACCAAAGTCCTCCAAGAGGAGCCCCCGCTCCTGCCCGGACACATGGGCTTCTCGGGGGACTTCCAGTCCTTCGTCAAAGACTG cctTACTAAAGATCACAGGAAGAGACCAAAGTATAATAAGCTACTT GAACACAGCTTCATCAAGCGCTACGAGACGCTGGAGGTGGATGTGGCGTCCTGGTTCAAGGATGTCATGGCGAAGACCGAGTCACCGAGGACAAGCGGGGTCCTGAGCCAGCACCACCTGCCCTTCTTCAGGTAG
- the TGFBR3L gene encoding transforming growth factor-beta receptor type 3-like protein isoform X1 — MLGTVLLLLALLSGTTALPSEPAEPPFPAAPGPWLRRPLFNLELSDAEDAFPRRAGPLEVPADSRVFVQAALARPSPRWGLALHGCSVTPSSRPALGPALALLRGGCSADSSVTFPPPRPLLGAARPARFSFRLRPVFNASVQFLHCQLSRCRRRRRRLRQARWTPAPLTLPPLSPCLPQDEACAGAGSGSDESLGADSPHLHTLTQPIVVTVPRLPPSERGDLWGPEEGWGGHLRPDSSLSVVLLTGLPKGFPGRAVRPESPAPAPEALEPAPVVALVLAAFALGAAVAAGLSLVCAHSAPQLPGQPPRASPSGRPPRRPQ; from the exons ATGCTGGGCACCGTGCTCCTGCTGCTGGCCCTGCTCTCAGGGACCACCGCCTTGCCCAGCGAGCCAGCTG AGCCCCCGTTCCCTGCGGCGCCCGGGCCCTGGCTGCGCCGACCCCTTTTCAATCTGGAGCTGTCAGACGCGGAGGACGCCTTCCCGCGCCGTGCGGGGCCGCTCGAGGTCCCAGCGGACAGCCGCGTGTTTGTGCAG GCGGCCCTGGCCCGTCCCTCCCCACGCTGGGGCCTGGCCCTGCACGGCTGCTCCGTAACACCTTCCTCGCGCCCGGCCCTGGGCCCCGCCCTGGCGCTGCTGCGCGGGGGCTGCTCCGCCGACTCCTCGGTCACCTTCCCGCCACCGCGGCCGCTCCTCGGTGCCGCCCGTCCTGCGCGTTTCAGCTTCCGCCTGCGCCCGGTCTTCAACGCCTCTGTGCAGTTCCTGCACTGCCAACTGAgtcgctgccgccgccgccgccgccgcctccgccaAGCCCGCTGGACGCCTGCGCCTTTGACGCTGCCTCCACTGTCGCCG TGTCTGCCTCAGGATGAGGCGTGCGCAGGCGCCGGCAGTGGCAGCGATGAGAGCCTGGGTGCTGACAGCCCCCACCTGCACACATTGACGCAGCCCATCGTGGTGACCGTGCCACGGCTGCCCCCCAGTGAGCGGGGAGATCTCTGGGGTCCagaagaggggtggggaggacatCTGAGGCCTGATTCCAGTCTTAGCGTTGTACTTCTCACAGGGCTACCCAAGGGCTTCCCCGGCAGAGCTGTGCGCCCCGAGTCTCCCGCGCCGGCGCCGGAGGCCCTGGAGCCCGCGCCGGTGGTAGCGCTAGTGTTGGCCGCTTTCGCGCTGGGCGCCGCTGTGGCCGCCGGCCTCAGCCTCGTGTGCGCGCACTCAG CGCCCCAACTCCCCGGTCAGCCCCCGAGAGCCTCGCCCAGCGGCCGCCCGCCCAGGAGGCCCCAGTGA
- the TGFBR3L gene encoding transforming growth factor-beta receptor type 3-like protein isoform X2 → MLGTVLLLLALLSGTTALPSEPAEPPFPAAPGPWLRRPLFNLELSDAEDAFPRRAGPLEVPADSRVFVQAALARPSPRWGLALHGCSVTPSSRPALGPALALLRGGCSADSSVTFPPPRPLLGAARPARFSFRLRPVFNASVQFLHCQLSRCRRRRRRLRQARWTPAPLTLPPLSPCLPQDEACAGAGSGSDESLGADSPHLHTLTQPIVVTVPRLPPRLPKGFPGRAVRPESPAPAPEALEPAPVVALVLAAFALGAAVAAGLSLVCAHSAPQLPGQPPRASPSGRPPRRPQ, encoded by the exons ATGCTGGGCACCGTGCTCCTGCTGCTGGCCCTGCTCTCAGGGACCACCGCCTTGCCCAGCGAGCCAGCTG AGCCCCCGTTCCCTGCGGCGCCCGGGCCCTGGCTGCGCCGACCCCTTTTCAATCTGGAGCTGTCAGACGCGGAGGACGCCTTCCCGCGCCGTGCGGGGCCGCTCGAGGTCCCAGCGGACAGCCGCGTGTTTGTGCAG GCGGCCCTGGCCCGTCCCTCCCCACGCTGGGGCCTGGCCCTGCACGGCTGCTCCGTAACACCTTCCTCGCGCCCGGCCCTGGGCCCCGCCCTGGCGCTGCTGCGCGGGGGCTGCTCCGCCGACTCCTCGGTCACCTTCCCGCCACCGCGGCCGCTCCTCGGTGCCGCCCGTCCTGCGCGTTTCAGCTTCCGCCTGCGCCCGGTCTTCAACGCCTCTGTGCAGTTCCTGCACTGCCAACTGAgtcgctgccgccgccgccgccgccgcctccgccaAGCCCGCTGGACGCCTGCGCCTTTGACGCTGCCTCCACTGTCGCCG TGTCTGCCTCAGGATGAGGCGTGCGCAGGCGCCGGCAGTGGCAGCGATGAGAGCCTGGGTGCTGACAGCCCCCACCTGCACACATTGACGCAGCCCATCGTGGTGACCGTGCCACGGCTGCCCCCCA GGCTACCCAAGGGCTTCCCCGGCAGAGCTGTGCGCCCCGAGTCTCCCGCGCCGGCGCCGGAGGCCCTGGAGCCCGCGCCGGTGGTAGCGCTAGTGTTGGCCGCTTTCGCGCTGGGCGCCGCTGTGGCCGCCGGCCTCAGCCTCGTGTGCGCGCACTCAG CGCCCCAACTCCCCGGTCAGCCCCCGAGAGCCTCGCCCAGCGGCCGCCCGCCCAGGAGGCCCCAGTGA
- the SNAPC2 gene encoding snRNA-activating protein complex subunit 2, translated as MKPPQRRRAIPRRYLVEVTGPAAWRASEKRQLLRLLQARQGQPELDAAELARELPGRSNTEIQDFIRQLKGRVAREAIQRIHPGGPKGPRRWETQTPAPIEVWMDLAEKITGPLEEALTVAFSQVLAIAATEPVSLLHSVPSKPTQACGKPLLLRAPGGQEDLGPEASSPAPEAPGGGEVPGSTLKTPGPAPEASSESLAGQSAEGDFSVDFEKIYTYLSSVSHGGQGPELSAAESAVVLDLLMALPEELSRLPCATLVQHMSGMYRHLTAPQRDLASGGLASGTEDSGAGSRGQEETGQASPQAPENAGSSQPISSWQAAGVCPLNPFLVPLELLRQVAR; from the exons ATGAAGCCACCGCAGCGGCGGCGAGCGATCCCGAGGCGCTATCTGGTGGAGGTGACTGGCCCCGCGGCCTGGAGAGCCAGCGAGAAGCGGCAGTTGTTACGACTACTGCAGGCGCGACAGGGCCAACCAGAGCTGGACGCCGCCGAGCTGGCCCGAGAGTTACCGGGCCGGAGCAATACGGAG ATCCAGGACTTTATCCGGCAGCTCAAGGGCCGAGTGGCCCGGGAGGCCATTCAGAGGATACATCCAGGTGGCCCAAAGGGTCCAAGGCGTTGGGAAACACAGACCCCAGCTCCCATCGAG GTGTGGATGGATCTGGCTGAGAAGATAACAGGCCCACTGGAGGAGGCGCTTACTGTGGCTTTCTCACAG GTGCTCGCCATCGCTGCCACGGAGCCCGTCAGCCTCCTGCACTCAGTGCCCTCCAAGCCCACGCAGGCTTGTGGAAAGCCACTGCTCCTCAGAGCCCCTGGAGGACAGGAGGACCTGGGTCCTGAGGCTTCCAGCCCCGCCCCCGAGGCCCCCGGAGGGGGTGAGGTTCCTGGCTCCACTCTCAAGACACCAGGCCCTGCTCCTGAGGCATCCTCCGAGTCCCTGGCTGGCCAGTCTGCTGAGGGAGACTTTTCTGTGGACTTCGAAAAGATCTACACGTACCTATCATCCGTCTCCCACGGTGGCCAGGGCCCTGAGCTTTCCGCAGCTG AGTCCGCTGTGGTCCTTGACCTGCTCATGGCGCTTCCTGAGGAGTTGTCCCGTCTGCCCTGCGCCACCCTGGTTCAACACATGTCGGGTATGTACCGACATCTGACGGCCCCCCAGCGCGACCTTGCCAGTGGGGGCCTGGCGTCGGGAACTGAGGATAGCGGGGCAGGTTCCAGGGGTCAGGAGGAGACTGGCCAGGCCAGCCCTCAGGCCCCTGAGAATGCTGGCTCCAGCCAGCCCATATCCTCTTGGCAAGCGGCTGGGGTGTGCCCCCTGAACCCGTTCCTGGTACCCTTGGAGCTTCTGCGCCAGGTGGCAAGGTAG
- the CTXN1 gene encoding cortexin-1 has translation MSATWTLSPEPLPPSTGPPVGAGLDAEQRTVFAFVLCLLVVLVLLMVRCVRILLDPYSRMPASSWTDHKEALERGQFDYALV, from the coding sequence ATGAGCGCGACGTGGACCCTGTCCCCCGAGCCGCTGCCACCGTCTACGGGGCCCCCGGTGGGTGCGGGCCTGGACGCGGAGCAGCGCACCGTGTTCGCCTTCGTGCTGTGCCTGCTCGTGGTGCTGGTGCTGCTGATGGTGCGCTGCGTGCGTATCCTGCTCGACCCCTACAGCCGCATGCCCGCCTCGTCCTGGACCGACCACAAGGAGGCGCTCGAGCGCGGGCAGTTCGACTACGCGCTGGTCTGA